One Apostichopus japonicus isolate 1M-3 chromosome 7, ASM3797524v1, whole genome shotgun sequence genomic region harbors:
- the LOC139969663 gene encoding glycerol-3-phosphate phosphatase-like isoform X1 has product MSRAKELTKQLLRQFVDSFDTILFDCDGVLWQSNDVISKTPALIAKLRDMGKQPLFVTNNSTKSRRQYMEKFAKLGFKVSENEIFCTAYLAAIYLRNILNFQGKAYLIGSPGMQEEFKLFDINYTGTGPDPVTGEVEDWVKIPLDPEIKAVVIGQDVQFSYKKILLAATYIRDRTVSFVATDHEGRHPHQAAKIVEPGTGSIVSAVETAAGRDALVLGKPHKFMVDLIKEKFTLEPRRTVMVGDRLNTDIQLGKNADLHTLLVLTGVSKLSDVDSNLESSDPTDRECIPDYYIESLTKLTEYLSDF; this is encoded by the exons ATGTCTCGCGCAAAAGAGCTTACGAAACAGCTTTTAAGGCAATTTGTGGACTCATTTGACACCATTCTCTTCGACTGCGACG GTGTCTTGTGGCAAAGCAATGACGTTATTAGTAAAACTCCAGCCCTCATTGCGAAGCTCAGGGATATG GGAAAGCAGCCACTGTTTGTGACAAACAACAGCACAAAATCCAGAAGACAGTACATGGAAAAATTTGCAAAACTTGGTTTTAAAGTGTCGGAG AACGAAATCTTTTGTACTGCATACCTAGCTGCCATATACTTGAGGAATATACTCAATTTCCAAGGCAAAGCTTATCTGATCGGCTCGCCGGGGATGCAAGAAGAATTCAAGTTATTCGACATCAATTATACAGGCACAGGG CCGGACCCTGTAACTGGGGAAGTAGAAGACTGGGTAAAGATTCCCCTCGACCCAGAG ATTAAAGCCGTAGTCATAGGCCAAGACGTTCAATTCAGCTACAAGAAGATCCTCCTAGCGGCCACCTACATCAGAGATCGGACCGTCTCGTTCGTGGCCACGGACCACGAAGGCCGTCACCCTCACCAGGCTGCCAAGATCGTGGAACCAG GTACGGGGTCCATCGTGAGTGCCGTGGAGACAGCTGCTGGCCGGGATGCCTTGGTCCTCGGGAAGCCTCACAAGTTCATGGTGGATTTGATCAAAGAAAA ATTCACCTTAGAACCGAGACGGACCGTAATGGTCGGCGACAGGCTGAACACAGACATACAGCTCGGGAAGAACGCAGACTTACACACGCTGTTAGTACTGACCGGAGTCTCAAAATTATCCGATGTCGATTCGAATCTGGAGAGCTCCGATCCGACCGATCGGGAATGTATACCAGATTACTACATAGAGAGTTTAACAAAATTAACAGAATATTTGAGCGATTTCTAA
- the LOC139969665 gene encoding ropporin-1-like protein isoform X3, translated as MPAVGDDSPMYCSQQINIPPDLPDVLKQFTKAAIRTQPGDVLQWSAAYFNALSNGETPPVKERLEMPMATQKTDTGLTPGILSVLNRQLSPKKVVSLAEVEQKWKDNCLPKERLQNLMQIGSFGDEFDWLKFFALACSALAGNITSAMKVICEILTKDPEGGAARIQFDQFKELYTYLAQIDGDISEEQMESVFTYLQYHVDKQEGMVQPRNFLNPDCPKLGST; from the exons ATGCCTGCAGTAGGAGACGATTCACCAATGTACTGCTCCCAGCAGATCAATATTCCTCCTGACCTGCCAGATGTACTGAAACAGTTTACTAAGGCAGCCATCCGTACACAGCCTGGGGACGTCCTGCAGTGGTCTGCAGC TTATTTCAATGCCTTGTCGAATGGAGAGACTCCACCTGTGAAAGAGAGATTGGAGATGCCCATGGCCACCCAAAAGACAGACACCGGTCTTACACCGGGAATATTGTCAGTCTTGAATAGACAG CTCAGCCCAAAGAAAGTGGTTTCATTAGCCGAAGTAGAACAGAAGTGGAAGGATAACTGCTTGCCTAAAGAGAGACTTCAGAACCTGATGCAAATTGGTAGCTTCGGCGACGAATTTGACTGGCTTAAATTCTTTGCTTTGGCGTGCTCGGCGTTGGCAGGG AACATAACTTCAGCTATGAAGGTCATTTGTGAGATACTGACGAAGGATCCAGAGGGCGGTGCTGCTCGCATCCAATTCGACCAGTTCAAGGAGCTGTACACGTATCTGGCACAGATAGATGGCGACATATCAGAAGAACAAATGGAGTCCGTCTTCACCTACCTACAGTACCATGT AGACAAACAAGAGGGTATGGTTCAGCCAAGAAACTTTCTGAATCCAGATTGCCCTAAACTCGGATCAACCTAA
- the LOC139969663 gene encoding glycerol-3-phosphate phosphatase-like isoform X2, with translation MSRAKELTKQLLRQFVDSFDTILFDCDGVLWQSNDVISKTPALIAKLRDMGKQPLFVTNNSTKSRRQYMEKFAKLGFKVSENEIFCTAYLAAIYLRNILNFQGKAYLIGSPGMQEEFKLFDINYTGTGPDPVTGEVEDWVKIPLDPEVTAVVVGFDRDLSMRKLTKGATYLQDPKMPFIATNTDSCLPIKDSQFLIPGTGSIVSAVETAAGRDALVLGKPHKFMVDLIKEKFTLEPRRTVMVGDRLNTDIQLGKNADLHTLLVLTGVSKLSDVDSNLESSDPTDRECIPDYYIESLTKLTEYLSDF, from the exons ATGTCTCGCGCAAAAGAGCTTACGAAACAGCTTTTAAGGCAATTTGTGGACTCATTTGACACCATTCTCTTCGACTGCGACG GTGTCTTGTGGCAAAGCAATGACGTTATTAGTAAAACTCCAGCCCTCATTGCGAAGCTCAGGGATATG GGAAAGCAGCCACTGTTTGTGACAAACAACAGCACAAAATCCAGAAGACAGTACATGGAAAAATTTGCAAAACTTGGTTTTAAAGTGTCGGAG AACGAAATCTTTTGTACTGCATACCTAGCTGCCATATACTTGAGGAATATACTCAATTTCCAAGGCAAAGCTTATCTGATCGGCTCGCCGGGGATGCAAGAAGAATTCAAGTTATTCGACATCAATTATACAGGCACAGGG CCGGACCCTGTAACTGGGGAAGTAGAAGACTGGGTAAAGATTCCCCTCGACCCAGAG GTCACGGCCGTCGTGGTGGGGTTCGATAGGGATCTCAGCATGAGAAAGCTGACCAAGGGGGCTACCTATCTGCAGGACCCAAAGATGCCTTTCATAGCGACTAATACGGACAGTTGCCTACCCATCAAAGACTCACAGTTTCTGATACCAG GTACGGGGTCCATCGTGAGTGCCGTGGAGACAGCTGCTGGCCGGGATGCCTTGGTCCTCGGGAAGCCTCACAAGTTCATGGTGGATTTGATCAAAGAAAA ATTCACCTTAGAACCGAGACGGACCGTAATGGTCGGCGACAGGCTGAACACAGACATACAGCTCGGGAAGAACGCAGACTTACACACGCTGTTAGTACTGACCGGAGTCTCAAAATTATCCGATGTCGATTCGAATCTGGAGAGCTCCGATCCGACCGATCGGGAATGTATACCAGATTACTACATAGAGAGTTTAACAAAATTAACAGAATATTTGAGCGATTTCTAA
- the LOC139969665 gene encoding ropporin-1-like protein isoform X1: MFLFANCIPNNRALARIFIEVNFINSKVNMPAVGDDSPMYCSQQINIPPDLPDVLKQFTKAAIRTQPGDVLQWSAAYFNALSNGETPPVKERLEMPMATQKTDTGLTPGILSVLNRQLSPKKVVSLAEVEQKWKDNCLPKERLQNLMQIGSFGDEFDWLKFFALACSALAGNITSAMKVICEILTKDPEGGAARIQFDQFKELYTYLAQIDGDISEEQMESVFTYLQYHVDKQEGMVQPRNFLNPDCPKLGST, encoded by the exons TTTATTAACAGTAAAGTCAACATGCCTGCAGTAGGAGACGATTCACCAATGTACTGCTCCCAGCAGATCAATATTCCTCCTGACCTGCCAGATGTACTGAAACAGTTTACTAAGGCAGCCATCCGTACACAGCCTGGGGACGTCCTGCAGTGGTCTGCAGC TTATTTCAATGCCTTGTCGAATGGAGAGACTCCACCTGTGAAAGAGAGATTGGAGATGCCCATGGCCACCCAAAAGACAGACACCGGTCTTACACCGGGAATATTGTCAGTCTTGAATAGACAG CTCAGCCCAAAGAAAGTGGTTTCATTAGCCGAAGTAGAACAGAAGTGGAAGGATAACTGCTTGCCTAAAGAGAGACTTCAGAACCTGATGCAAATTGGTAGCTTCGGCGACGAATTTGACTGGCTTAAATTCTTTGCTTTGGCGTGCTCGGCGTTGGCAGGG AACATAACTTCAGCTATGAAGGTCATTTGTGAGATACTGACGAAGGATCCAGAGGGCGGTGCTGCTCGCATCCAATTCGACCAGTTCAAGGAGCTGTACACGTATCTGGCACAGATAGATGGCGACATATCAGAAGAACAAATGGAGTCCGTCTTCACCTACCTACAGTACCATGT AGACAAACAAGAGGGTATGGTTCAGCCAAGAAACTTTCTGAATCCAGATTGCCCTAAACTCGGATCAACCTAA
- the LOC139969662 gene encoding adenosine deaminase 2-like, protein MMEDGTMTRTRRGYSGLRNLCSRKIEITLLVALFLTFVTSLPLCHDETCILKVGAEFLRKERSKAIGGNITLNELEQRVDSEILIPMKKMELKFKTKVDIQNLSENSLFKFLRKMPKGGDLHIHDIAMVNIEWVVKELTYLPDLYYCITDGEQILRFIFSEKFPVQEHECKSKWLSVEEKRKETGSDLFDLMLLGKMTITFDRASDPDTTWHRFINSLGPVGDLAYTEKGFRPYFKQALTEAYEDNVLYLEVRTLLLPLLCDNGTTLDREETLRHYIEVTEEFKKENPGFIGAKFILISVRSLPADVMETDLRLAVTLRQKYPDYVLGYDIVGYENYGPPHKDLLDVLLIPSREAIDLPFFFHAGETQKFGSTTDANILYTILLNTTRIGHGFALVKHPDLLQVVADRGIPIEVPPISNHVLSFVNDLSNHPGVTLFSRNLPIVICSDDPGSWRTSGLSYDYYAAFLYFTRADDGLRALKEISRNGIKYSAMKENEKRTAMEVWQQNWDQFIKSNLQGYESTPESIQHTEL, encoded by the exons ATGATGGAAGACGGAACTATGACAAGGACAAGACGGGGCTATTCCG GCCTCAGAAACTTATGCAGTcgtaaaattgaaataacactGCTTGTGGCGCTTTTTCTCACGTTCGTGACGTCACTTCCTCTCTGTCATGACGAAACGTGCATTTTGAAAGTCGGTGCAGAATTCTTGAGAAAAGAAAGGTCAAAGGCAATTGGCGGCAATATCACTTTGAATGAACTTGAGCAACGAGTTGATTCGGAAATCTTAATCCCTATGAAGAAGATGGAACTTAAGTTCAAAACTAAAGTTGATATTCAAAATCTGAGTGAAAATAGCCTCTTCAAGTTCCTTCGAAAAATGCCGAAAG GTGGcgatttgcatattcatgacattGCAATGGTGAATATTGAATGGGTTGTGAAAGAGCTAACCTACCTACCGGATCTTTACTATTGCATTACCGATGGCGAGCAGATATTAAGATTCATATTTTCAGAGAAATTTCCTGTTCAAGAACATGAATGCAAGAGCAAGTGGTTGTCAGTCGAGGAGAAGAGGAAAGAAACTGGATCTGATTTATTTGACTTAAT GTTGCTTGGTAAAATGACTATCACCTTTGATAGAGCATCCGACCCTGATACCACCTGGCACCGGTTTATCAATAGCCTTGGGCCGGTTGGTGATTTGGCTTACACTGAAAAGGGATTCCGGCCATACTTCAAGCAAGCGTTAACAGAAGCATATGAAGATAACGTGCTCTATCTTGAAGTTCGAACGTTGCTGCTTCCT CTGCTCTGTGACAATGGCACTACTTTGGACAGAGAAGAGACTCTACGTCATTATATTGAAGTTACCGAAGAATTCAAAAAGGAGAACCCCGGTTTCATTGGCGCGAAGTTTATCCTGATATCTGTGAG GAGTTTGCCTGCTGACGTCATGGAAACAGATTTGAGGCTGGCGGTAACATTACGTCAGAAATATCCCGATTATGTTCTCGGATATGACATCGTGGGATATGAAAATTATGGGCCACCTCATAAGGACTTACTGGATGTTTTATTGATACCATCACGGGAAGCGATCGATCTACCGTTTTTCTTTCACGCTGGAGAAACAC AAAAATTTGGTTCGACTACAGACGCAAATATTTTATACACTATATTGTTGAACACAACTCGTATCGGTCACGGATTCGCCCTGGTGAAGCACCCGGACTTGCTGCAAGTTGTAGCTGATAGGGGAATTCCCATAGAGGTACCACCAATATCTAACCAT GTGTTATCTTTCGTAAACGACCTTAGCAACCATCCTGGAGTTACTTTATTTTCGCGTAATTTGCCAATAGTGATATGTTCTGACGATCCAGGCTCTTGGCGTACCAGTGGACTCTCCTACGATTATTACGCGGCGTTCTTATATTTTACTAGAGCAGACGACGGACTTCGTGCATTGAAAGAAATCTCGAGGAATGGTATCAA ATACAGCGCCATGAAGGAGAATGAGAAGAGAACTGCGATGGAAGTATGGCAGCAAAACTGGGACCAATTCATCAAATCTAATTTACAAGG ATATGAATCGACCCCTGAATCTATCCAGCACACGGAGCTCTAG
- the LOC139969665 gene encoding ropporin-1-like protein isoform X2 gives MFLFANCIPNNRALARIFIEFINSKVNMPAVGDDSPMYCSQQINIPPDLPDVLKQFTKAAIRTQPGDVLQWSAAYFNALSNGETPPVKERLEMPMATQKTDTGLTPGILSVLNRQLSPKKVVSLAEVEQKWKDNCLPKERLQNLMQIGSFGDEFDWLKFFALACSALAGNITSAMKVICEILTKDPEGGAARIQFDQFKELYTYLAQIDGDISEEQMESVFTYLQYHVDKQEGMVQPRNFLNPDCPKLGST, from the exons TTTATTAACAGTAAAGTCAACATGCCTGCAGTAGGAGACGATTCACCAATGTACTGCTCCCAGCAGATCAATATTCCTCCTGACCTGCCAGATGTACTGAAACAGTTTACTAAGGCAGCCATCCGTACACAGCCTGGGGACGTCCTGCAGTGGTCTGCAGC TTATTTCAATGCCTTGTCGAATGGAGAGACTCCACCTGTGAAAGAGAGATTGGAGATGCCCATGGCCACCCAAAAGACAGACACCGGTCTTACACCGGGAATATTGTCAGTCTTGAATAGACAG CTCAGCCCAAAGAAAGTGGTTTCATTAGCCGAAGTAGAACAGAAGTGGAAGGATAACTGCTTGCCTAAAGAGAGACTTCAGAACCTGATGCAAATTGGTAGCTTCGGCGACGAATTTGACTGGCTTAAATTCTTTGCTTTGGCGTGCTCGGCGTTGGCAGGG AACATAACTTCAGCTATGAAGGTCATTTGTGAGATACTGACGAAGGATCCAGAGGGCGGTGCTGCTCGCATCCAATTCGACCAGTTCAAGGAGCTGTACACGTATCTGGCACAGATAGATGGCGACATATCAGAAGAACAAATGGAGTCCGTCTTCACCTACCTACAGTACCATGT AGACAAACAAGAGGGTATGGTTCAGCCAAGAAACTTTCTGAATCCAGATTGCCCTAAACTCGGATCAACCTAA